One genomic segment of Allocatelliglobosispora scoriae includes these proteins:
- a CDS encoding RICIN domain-containing protein has translation MRSVTTSLRRAAVCAVATAVALAAAAPSYAAVTFIGRDVPTTAAISPGSTGPVPFTYQNTGGEGLFPPAGTSVVFTAPGKTVFAPQTSVPGQYSDDGSNFISNNLTLRNCVLSAGNTTLTCEGTSINGGNSRWPSNGYFRFAPEVTVDSSAPSGATLTPPGSASITYDDVNAGQTLTITDGTLNVATPAVPPLGPNTQITLRPAAAVGQAAAVDGASTTNGAKVLQWPLTAAKHFRWNVTDMGGGYYRFTNVNSGKCLNVQGAATTDSTLVIQFTCASTDNEQWSFVPKGIGYQIVAKHSGKCLNIAGGLGQGNALIQYTCTSTGVANDVWLPVWEPITV, from the coding sequence ATGCGATCAGTCACCACCAGTCTTCGACGTGCCGCGGTCTGCGCCGTCGCTACCGCGGTCGCGCTCGCCGCTGCCGCCCCGTCGTACGCCGCGGTCACCTTCATCGGCCGCGACGTCCCGACCACCGCAGCCATCTCGCCGGGCAGCACCGGACCGGTGCCCTTCACCTACCAGAACACCGGCGGGGAAGGGCTCTTCCCGCCCGCCGGCACCTCGGTGGTCTTCACCGCCCCCGGCAAGACCGTCTTCGCTCCGCAGACGTCGGTACCGGGCCAGTACAGCGACGACGGCAGCAACTTCATCTCCAACAACCTCACCCTGCGCAACTGCGTGCTCAGCGCCGGCAACACCACGCTCACCTGCGAGGGAACCAGCATCAACGGCGGCAACAGTCGCTGGCCCTCCAACGGCTACTTCCGCTTCGCGCCGGAGGTCACCGTCGACTCCAGCGCCCCGAGCGGCGCGACGCTGACTCCGCCCGGCTCCGCGAGCATCACCTACGACGACGTGAACGCCGGCCAGACGCTCACGATCACCGACGGTACGCTGAACGTGGCCACCCCCGCCGTACCGCCGCTGGGGCCGAACACGCAGATCACCCTGCGCCCCGCCGCTGCGGTGGGCCAGGCCGCAGCCGTCGACGGCGCCTCCACGACCAACGGGGCCAAGGTGCTGCAGTGGCCGCTGACCGCGGCGAAGCACTTCCGCTGGAACGTCACCGACATGGGCGGCGGCTACTACCGGTTCACCAACGTCAACAGCGGCAAGTGCCTGAACGTCCAGGGTGCGGCCACCACGGACAGCACGCTCGTCATCCAGTTCACCTGCGCGAGCACCGACAACGAGCAGTGGAGCTTCGTTCCCAAGGGCATCGGCTACCAGATCGTCGCCAAGCACAGCGGCAAGTGCCTCAACATCGCCGGTGGACTCGGCCAGGGCAACGCGCTGATCCAGTACACCTGCACCAGCACCGGCGTCGCCAACGACGTGTGGCTGCCCGTGTGGGAACCGATCACGGTCTGA
- a CDS encoding S9 family peptidase — protein MGQAARGGSRAGERADDSEGFVSGAFATSPAETGSPRSGGWSMMWGMSATSLLDQLVRTRGFTLGSPRDFSLSPDGSRLLFLRSPGGDDPHTCLWELDLSTGEERLLAGSPEGDDGSLPDEERVRRERARISGSGIVEYHAETELKRAVFALSGELWLVDIGAASATVLPGAAGAVDPRLDPTGRRVAYVADGALRVVGCDGGTDLVLAEPDGPEVAFGLAEHVAMESMDRLRGFWWSPDGERLLVARVDDSPVNVWWIGDPGDPGAEPTAVRYPIAGTANADVTLWLYSLDGSRTPVDWDRRSYEYVVTAGWDGHGPFAAVQSRDQRTVRLLGIDEVDGTTAVLDERHDECWVELVAGLPTRTAEGVWIWHRDVGDTRHLTVGGEIVTPPGLQLRALVGVDPVLFQASAEPTEVHLYRHTADGIEQLTGEPGVHNGLSSGQTLLTRSRYPDVATVTRPGRPPIVVASHAERPAFPLRRIRLSLGPRALRSHLFLPSRHDSGPLPVLMSPYGGTAMQMVTAADHFPPSFVAQWFAEQGFAVLVVDGSGTPGRGPAWEKEVHGDVYTSVLDDQIAGLTGAAALHPELDLTRVAIRGWSYGGSLAAYAVLHRPDVFHAAVAGAPVTDERLYDTHWQERFLGHPDEYPERYDANSLVLAAAKLTRPLLLIHGLADDNVYPVNTLRLSSALLAAGRPHEVLPLSGATHRGGSQENMLQHELDFLRRSLDLQAP, from the coding sequence GTGGGACAGGCCGCCCGCGGTGGCAGCCGCGCCGGGGAGCGGGCTGACGACAGCGAGGGGTTCGTCTCCGGTGCCTTCGCCACGTCGCCGGCCGAAACCGGCTCACCCCGCAGCGGCGGTTGGTCCATGATGTGGGGTATGTCGGCGACCTCCCTCCTGGACCAGCTGGTTCGCACCCGCGGTTTCACCCTCGGCTCCCCCCGCGACTTCTCGCTCTCCCCCGACGGCTCGCGCCTGCTGTTCCTGCGCAGCCCCGGCGGTGACGACCCGCACACGTGCCTCTGGGAGCTGGACCTGTCGACCGGCGAGGAGCGGCTGCTCGCGGGCTCCCCCGAGGGCGACGACGGGAGCCTCCCCGACGAGGAGCGGGTCCGGCGGGAGCGGGCCCGGATCTCGGGCTCGGGCATCGTCGAATACCACGCCGAGACCGAGCTGAAGCGGGCCGTCTTCGCGCTCTCCGGCGAGCTGTGGCTGGTCGACATCGGGGCAGCGTCCGCCACGGTGCTGCCCGGCGCAGCCGGGGCCGTCGACCCGCGACTCGACCCGACCGGGCGGCGGGTGGCCTACGTCGCGGACGGCGCCCTGCGGGTCGTCGGGTGCGACGGCGGCACCGACCTGGTGCTCGCCGAGCCGGACGGGCCGGAGGTCGCCTTCGGGCTCGCCGAGCACGTGGCGATGGAGTCGATGGACCGCCTGCGCGGTTTCTGGTGGTCGCCCGACGGCGAGCGGCTGCTGGTGGCACGGGTGGACGACTCGCCCGTCAACGTCTGGTGGATCGGCGATCCCGGTGATCCGGGTGCCGAGCCCACCGCGGTGCGCTACCCGATCGCGGGCACGGCCAACGCCGACGTGACCCTCTGGCTCTACTCCCTCGACGGGAGCCGGACCCCCGTCGACTGGGATCGGAGATCCTATGAGTACGTCGTGACGGCGGGCTGGGACGGGCACGGGCCGTTCGCCGCGGTGCAGAGCCGGGACCAGCGTACGGTGCGGCTGCTCGGCATCGACGAGGTCGACGGTACGACGGCGGTGCTCGACGAGCGGCACGACGAGTGCTGGGTCGAGCTGGTGGCGGGCCTGCCCACCCGTACCGCGGAGGGGGTGTGGATCTGGCACCGCGACGTCGGCGACACCCGGCACCTGACCGTCGGCGGCGAGATCGTCACCCCGCCCGGCTTACAGCTGCGAGCGCTCGTCGGTGTCGATCCGGTCCTCTTCCAGGCGTCGGCGGAGCCGACCGAGGTCCACCTCTACCGCCACACCGCCGACGGCATCGAGCAGCTCACCGGCGAGCCCGGCGTCCACAATGGCCTGTCGAGCGGCCAGACCCTGCTCACGCGGAGCCGCTACCCGGACGTGGCGACGGTGACCCGCCCGGGTCGCCCGCCGATCGTCGTGGCCAGCCATGCCGAGCGGCCCGCGTTCCCGCTGCGGCGCATCCGGCTCTCGCTCGGGCCGAGGGCGCTGCGGTCGCACCTCTTCCTGCCGTCCCGGCACGATTCCGGTCCGCTGCCGGTGCTGATGAGCCCCTATGGCGGAACCGCGATGCAGATGGTCACCGCGGCCGACCACTTCCCGCCGTCGTTCGTCGCGCAGTGGTTCGCCGAGCAGGGCTTCGCCGTGCTCGTCGTCGACGGCAGCGGTACGCCCGGCCGCGGACCGGCGTGGGAGAAGGAGGTCCACGGCGACGTCTACACCTCGGTGCTCGACGACCAGATCGCCGGGCTGACCGGTGCCGCCGCCCTGCACCCCGAGCTCGACCTGACCCGGGTCGCCATTCGCGGCTGGTCCTACGGCGGTTCGCTCGCCGCGTACGCGGTGCTGCACCGCCCCGACGTCTTCCACGCCGCGGTCGCCGGGGCGCCCGTCACCGACGAGCGGCTCTACGACACGCACTGGCAGGAGCGCTTCCTCGGCCACCCCGACGAGTATCCGGAGCGCTACGACGCCAACTCCCTGGTCCTGGCCGCCGCGAAGCTGACCCGGCCGCTGCTGCTGATCCACGGGCTCGCCGACGACAACGTTTACCCGGTGAACACGCTGCGGCTGTCGAGCGCACTGCTGGCGGCGGGGCGCCCCCACGAGGTGCTGCCGCTGAGCGGGGCGACCCACCGCGGCGGCTCCCAGGAGAACATGCTCCAGCACGAACTCGACTTCCTGCGTCGGAGCCTGGACCTGCAGGCACCCTGA
- a CDS encoding DUF899 domain-containing protein, with translation MTTTPDDPTTSSPGRPPVVDLATWQAARDELLVREKAHTRAGDAIAAARRRLPMVEFDPTVEVVGPDGPVPFLDLFQGRDELLVYKHMWYDGAPHQGQCEGCTTMAWNVKDAVYLNARGVSFAVLTTGPWDEVAPYLDFMGYTQPWYSVRGVDEPVGGEMGRITCFLRDGDRAFLTYSTTGRGNEPVSGFFGLLDMTPYGRGEAWEDNPDGWPVIGHVSEGHPATGRQACWYWRSDADGNATWGPTGRPVPQWTRPGATPEETLGRHGSH, from the coding sequence ATGACGACCACACCGGACGATCCGACCACCTCGTCGCCCGGCCGACCGCCGGTGGTCGATCTGGCCACCTGGCAGGCCGCCCGGGACGAGCTTCTGGTCCGCGAGAAGGCGCACACCCGCGCGGGCGACGCCATCGCCGCGGCCCGCCGGCGGCTGCCGATGGTGGAGTTCGACCCGACGGTCGAGGTCGTCGGACCCGATGGCCCGGTCCCGTTCCTCGACCTGTTCCAGGGCCGCGACGAACTCCTGGTCTACAAGCACATGTGGTACGACGGGGCACCGCACCAGGGACAGTGCGAGGGCTGCACCACGATGGCCTGGAACGTGAAGGATGCCGTCTACCTCAACGCCCGCGGTGTCTCGTTCGCCGTCCTGACCACGGGACCGTGGGACGAGGTCGCCCCCTACCTGGACTTCATGGGCTACACCCAGCCGTGGTATTCGGTGCGCGGCGTGGACGAGCCGGTCGGCGGGGAGATGGGTCGCATCACCTGCTTCCTGCGCGACGGCGACCGGGCGTTCCTCACCTACTCCACCACGGGGCGGGGCAACGAGCCGGTCAGCGGGTTCTTCGGCCTGCTCGACATGACGCCATACGGCCGCGGCGAGGCGTGGGAGGACAATCCCGACGGGTGGCCCGTGATCGGCCACGTCAGCGAGGGCCACCCGGCCACGGGGCGCCAGGCCTGCTGGTACTGGCGGTCGGACGCGGACGGGAACGCCACCTGGGGCCCCACCGGTCGGCCGGTGCCGCAGTGGACCCGCCCGGGTGCGACCCCCGAGGAGACGCTCGGCCGGCACGGCAGCCACTGA
- a CDS encoding radical SAM protein, whose product MSTGMGLRGDRLHRYVNAFCPHCHHADVPLAQVRRLSGWLTERPDAAGVPRIWLERGCPDHGLVRTLYDENPEILRYLEQWTAPTKTHLPDVAGNFDPVPSAYLRGLPEGQTQHTCILLADLTDHCNLRCPTCFADSSPAISGVVPLADVLASLDTRLSRENGRIDVLMLSGGEPTLYPHLAELLTEVSARNVVRILINTNGVKIARDDALLDLLATHRERVEVYLQYDGPSAATSRHHRGADLTRLKEQAVDRLSDRGIFTTLTMTATLGVNDGEIGAVVKRALDTPYVGGVSIQPQFGSGRSGDIDPMDRLTHTGVLARLGPQTGDLVSWPDLTALPCSHPHCCSVGYLLLDDAGQWRSLTALIGHDKLLEFLELSPDLVANRIADAGIPAQLRGVVKESLLGLLSEQSSLSHPNVGQLWRDICENCDLGISTMLTLASSALPGGQARLRKLLAERVKRITVKPFMDISTMIEERLTQCCVHVATRGEDAADQCAPFCAVQAWPALSAQRLSRSAVPERSLPLIGTPEPGVLA is encoded by the coding sequence ATGAGCACCGGGATGGGCCTGCGCGGCGACCGGCTGCACCGTTACGTCAACGCGTTCTGCCCGCACTGCCACCACGCCGACGTGCCGCTGGCGCAGGTACGCCGCCTGTCCGGCTGGCTGACCGAGCGCCCCGACGCCGCCGGGGTGCCCCGCATCTGGTTGGAGCGCGGCTGCCCCGACCACGGACTGGTGCGCACCCTCTACGACGAGAACCCGGAGATCCTGCGCTACCTGGAGCAGTGGACCGCGCCGACCAAGACGCACCTGCCCGACGTCGCCGGGAACTTCGACCCCGTCCCGTCGGCCTACCTGCGCGGGCTGCCCGAGGGGCAGACCCAGCACACCTGCATCCTGCTCGCCGACCTGACCGACCACTGCAACCTGCGCTGCCCGACCTGCTTCGCCGACTCGTCCCCGGCGATCAGCGGCGTCGTGCCCCTCGCCGATGTGCTGGCGAGCCTCGACACCCGGCTGTCGCGGGAGAACGGCCGCATCGACGTGCTGATGCTCTCCGGCGGCGAGCCCACGCTCTATCCGCACCTGGCGGAGCTGCTCACCGAGGTCAGTGCGCGCAACGTGGTGCGGATCCTGATCAACACCAACGGGGTGAAGATCGCCCGCGACGACGCGCTGCTGGACCTGCTCGCCACCCACCGCGAGCGGGTCGAGGTGTACCTGCAGTACGACGGCCCGTCCGCGGCCACCTCCCGGCATCACCGCGGCGCGGACCTGACCCGGCTCAAGGAGCAGGCCGTCGACCGCCTGTCCGACCGGGGCATCTTCACCACGCTCACCATGACCGCCACGCTCGGCGTCAACGACGGCGAGATCGGCGCCGTCGTGAAGCGGGCGCTGGACACCCCCTATGTCGGCGGTGTCAGCATCCAGCCGCAGTTCGGGTCGGGGCGCTCCGGCGACATCGACCCGATGGACCGGCTCACCCACACCGGGGTGCTCGCGCGGCTCGGCCCGCAGACCGGCGACCTGGTCAGCTGGCCCGACCTGACCGCGCTGCCCTGCTCGCACCCGCACTGCTGCTCGGTCGGCTACCTGCTGCTCGACGACGCCGGGCAGTGGCGCTCGCTGACCGCGCTGATCGGGCACGACAAGCTGCTGGAGTTCCTGGAGCTCTCCCCCGACCTCGTCGCCAACCGGATCGCCGACGCCGGCATCCCGGCCCAGCTGCGCGGGGTCGTCAAGGAGTCCCTGCTCGGGCTGCTGTCCGAGCAGTCGTCGCTGTCGCACCCCAACGTCGGGCAGCTGTGGCGCGACATCTGCGAGAACTGCGACCTGGGCATCTCCACGATGCTGACCCTCGCCTCATCGGCCCTGCCGGGCGGCCAGGCCCGGCTGCGCAAGCTGCTCGCCGAGCGGGTCAAGCGGATCACCGTCAAGCCGTTCATGGACATCTCCACCATGATCGAGGAGCGGCTCACCCAGTGCTGCGTGCACGTGGCGACACGCGGCGAGGACGCCGCCGACCAGTGCGCGCCGTTCTGCGCCGTCCAGGCCTGGCCCGCGCTGTCGGCCCAGCGGCTCTCCCGGTCCGCCGTGCCGGAGCGGTCGCTGCCCCTGATCGGTACGCCGGAGCCGGGGGTACTCGCGTGA
- a CDS encoding LLM class flavin-dependent oxidoreductase, translating to MQIGVNVPNFGPGTDPGVLRAWAQTVEGLGFDLLMVSDHVAITPDVAEQYPAPFYEPFTTLSWLAGITSRVRLGTTVLLMPYRHPLLLARMAANLNQLSGERLVLGVGVGWAKQEFEALGVRFDRRGRLTDEYLHALKAAWADEKDYRAGRIPIWIGGNSDAALRRTVRLGDAWHPLSFTPGWFRAAVDRLRAIAEQEQRPMPALAPRIKLWLTATPVTGTDRLAGEGTLDQVLDDIAQLRALGSGSVVLDPFHGDPEQTRRPETWWQMLAAVAAHRETDRKEIP from the coding sequence GTGCAGATCGGTGTGAACGTTCCGAACTTCGGCCCCGGGACCGACCCGGGGGTGCTGCGTGCCTGGGCGCAGACGGTGGAAGGGCTCGGATTCGACCTCCTGATGGTCTCCGACCACGTCGCGATCACCCCGGACGTGGCCGAGCAGTACCCGGCGCCGTTCTACGAGCCCTTCACCACCCTGAGCTGGCTGGCGGGCATCACCTCCCGGGTGCGGCTGGGCACGACGGTGCTGCTCATGCCGTACCGGCATCCGTTGCTCCTGGCCCGGATGGCCGCCAACCTGAACCAGCTCAGCGGCGAGCGGCTGGTCCTCGGGGTCGGTGTCGGCTGGGCGAAGCAGGAGTTCGAGGCGCTCGGGGTGCGGTTCGACCGGCGCGGACGGCTGACCGACGAGTACCTCCACGCGCTCAAGGCCGCCTGGGCGGACGAGAAGGACTACCGGGCCGGGCGGATTCCGATCTGGATCGGCGGCAACAGCGACGCCGCCCTGCGCCGGACGGTCCGCCTCGGTGACGCCTGGCACCCGCTGAGCTTCACCCCCGGCTGGTTCCGCGCGGCGGTCGACCGGCTGCGGGCCATCGCCGAGCAGGAGCAGCGGCCGATGCCGGCCCTGGCTCCCCGGATCAAGCTCTGGCTGACCGCGACCCCGGTGACCGGCACCGACCGGCTGGCCGGGGAAGGCACCCTCGACCAGGTGCTCGACGACATCGCCCAGCTGCGCGCCCTGGGCTCCGGGAGCGTCGTGCTCGACCCGTTCCACGGCGACCCGGAGCAGACCCGTCGCCCTGAGACCTGGTGGCAGATGCTCGCCGCCGTGGCCGCCCACCGCGAAACCGACCGAAAGGAAATCCCATGA
- a CDS encoding nucleoside deaminase produces the protein MTPDDERLLRRALELAAAARAAGHAPFASLLAGPDGEVLIEAHNTVAADNDISAHPELKLARWAASELDPATAAGTTMYTSCQPCGMCQGGIERSGLGRVVFALSTEQLTALKPPAPPLALRLDGPALPDEAGVPVAGYYL, from the coding sequence ATGACCCCCGACGACGAACGCCTGCTCCGCCGGGCACTCGAGCTCGCCGCCGCCGCGCGGGCGGCCGGACACGCGCCGTTCGCTTCGCTCCTGGCAGGACCGGACGGCGAGGTCCTCATCGAGGCCCACAACACGGTCGCCGCCGACAACGACATCAGCGCCCACCCCGAGCTCAAGCTGGCCCGATGGGCCGCGAGCGAGCTCGACCCGGCCACCGCGGCCGGCACCACCATGTACACCAGCTGCCAGCCGTGCGGCATGTGCCAGGGCGGGATCGAACGCTCCGGCCTGGGCCGGGTGGTGTTCGCGCTCTCCACCGAGCAGCTCACCGCGCTCAAGCCGCCGGCGCCGCCGCTCGCCCTCCGCCTGGACGGCCCAGCTCTGCCGGACGAGGCCGGAGTCCCCGTGGCCGGTTACTACCTCTGA
- a CDS encoding HIT family protein, protein MALTPDEFYDHAVATADGERRLPLARMTGWDISPFEPDGLRVSPLRPPVLPEPPRHGEDPSDCGTCRKRDEGIWFSERWRLARIKGVGVPLALMLYPRDHYDMADLPDELAAELGVLSTRIVRHVQALPNISRAHLYRIGDGGAHLHVWFFARPEGQAQLYGSWLVVWDDLLPEYPADLAEADAAIVADALVASSGGSRTATD, encoded by the coding sequence ATGGCCCTGACACCCGATGAGTTCTACGACCACGCGGTCGCGACGGCGGACGGCGAGCGGCGGCTCCCGCTGGCCCGGATGACGGGGTGGGACATCAGCCCGTTCGAACCGGACGGGCTCCGTGTCTCGCCGCTGCGGCCGCCGGTTCTGCCCGAGCCGCCCCGGCACGGCGAGGATCCGTCGGACTGCGGCACCTGCCGCAAGCGGGACGAGGGGATCTGGTTCAGCGAACGCTGGCGGCTGGCCCGGATCAAGGGTGTCGGCGTGCCGCTGGCGCTCATGCTCTACCCGCGCGACCACTACGACATGGCGGACCTGCCCGACGAGCTCGCCGCCGAGCTGGGGGTGCTGAGCACCCGCATCGTCCGCCACGTGCAGGCGCTGCCGAACATCTCGCGGGCCCACCTCTACCGCATCGGCGACGGCGGCGCGCACCTGCACGTGTGGTTCTTCGCCCGGCCCGAGGGCCAGGCCCAGCTCTACGGATCGTGGCTGGTCGTCTGGGACGACCTCCTGCCGGAGTACCCGGCGGACCTGGCGGAGGCCGACGCCGCCATCGTGGCGGACGCGCTGGTCGCCTCCTCCGGCGGCAGCCGGACGGCCACCGACTGA
- a CDS encoding NmrA family NAD(P)-binding protein yields MIIITGGTGQLGSQIVEQLLGRVPADQVGVSVRDVDRRSDLAARGVRVRHGDFTAPGSLAHAFEGATQVLIVSTNQSGEAAVAQHIAAIDAARDAGAARILYTSHQGAAEDSVFAPMPDHAATEHYLAKTGTPFTALRNGFYADTIRHLLGQALVTGELVAPADGPVSWTTHADLAEAAAVILADEGRFDGATPPLTAPDALDLAQVAGIVSELTGRTVRRVVADDEEWTASMIGHGVPAEQARMLLGMFHAARRGEFATTGPELENLLGRAAVPVRSALTGFISA; encoded by the coding sequence ATGATCATCATCACCGGCGGTACCGGCCAGCTCGGCTCGCAGATCGTCGAGCAGCTGCTCGGCCGGGTCCCGGCGGACCAGGTCGGCGTCAGCGTCCGCGACGTCGACCGCAGGAGTGACCTGGCAGCCCGCGGCGTACGCGTGCGGCACGGCGACTTCACCGCTCCCGGATCGCTCGCCCATGCTTTCGAGGGCGCGACACAGGTGCTCATCGTCTCGACCAACCAGTCGGGCGAGGCCGCCGTCGCCCAGCACATCGCCGCGATCGACGCCGCCCGCGATGCCGGTGCCGCCCGCATCCTCTACACCAGCCATCAGGGCGCCGCCGAGGACTCGGTCTTCGCTCCGATGCCCGACCACGCGGCCACCGAGCACTACCTCGCCAAGACGGGCACACCCTTCACCGCACTGCGCAACGGGTTCTACGCCGACACGATCCGGCACCTGCTCGGCCAGGCGCTCGTGACCGGCGAACTCGTCGCGCCGGCCGACGGACCCGTGTCCTGGACGACGCACGCCGACCTCGCCGAGGCGGCGGCGGTCATCCTCGCCGACGAGGGCCGCTTCGACGGCGCCACGCCGCCGCTCACCGCGCCGGACGCGCTGGACCTGGCGCAGGTCGCCGGCATCGTCTCCGAGCTCACCGGGCGCACCGTTCGCCGCGTCGTCGCCGACGACGAGGAGTGGACGGCCTCGATGATCGGGCACGGCGTGCCCGCGGAGCAGGCCCGGATGCTGCTCGGCATGTTCCACGCCGCCCGGCGCGGGGAGTTCGCCACCACCGGCCCCGAGCTGGAGAACCTCCTCGGGCGCGCAGCCGTCCCGGTCCGGTCGGCCCTGACGGGATTCATCTCGGCCTGA
- a CDS encoding TetR/AcrR family transcriptional regulator, which translates to MAEAGAGTAGKARTRASIVECAAQILHEQGAGAVTTRAVAQAAGMQAPTIYRFFEDKDALLDAVAEHVFATYVAEKATVAGEGDPIVDLRAGWDTHLGFGLANASLFGLLTDPSRAPSPAAAAGMEVLRARVHRIAAIGRLRVPEQRAVELIHAAGTGVLLTLLATPPERRDHGLADAMYESVTRAILTDVPALPADDAAAAAIAFRAVAPKLPMLTGAERALLSEWLDRADADPATATG; encoded by the coding sequence ATGGCAGAGGCAGGAGCGGGGACCGCCGGTAAGGCCCGGACGCGAGCGAGCATCGTGGAGTGCGCGGCGCAGATCCTGCATGAGCAGGGCGCCGGCGCAGTCACCACCCGTGCGGTCGCGCAGGCCGCGGGCATGCAGGCGCCGACCATCTACCGGTTCTTCGAGGACAAGGACGCGCTGCTCGACGCCGTCGCCGAGCACGTCTTCGCCACCTACGTCGCCGAGAAGGCCACGGTGGCGGGCGAGGGTGACCCGATCGTCGATCTCCGGGCGGGCTGGGACACGCACCTCGGCTTCGGCCTCGCCAACGCGTCGCTATTCGGCCTGCTCACCGATCCCAGCCGCGCTCCATCGCCGGCGGCGGCGGCCGGGATGGAGGTGCTGCGCGCCCGGGTGCACCGCATCGCGGCGATCGGCCGGCTGCGGGTCCCCGAGCAGCGGGCGGTCGAGCTCATCCACGCCGCGGGCACCGGTGTGCTGCTCACCCTGCTCGCCACCCCGCCGGAGCGCCGGGACCACGGACTCGCGGACGCGATGTACGAATCGGTGACACGCGCGATCCTCACCGACGTGCCGGCGCTTCCCGCCGACGACGCGGCGGCTGCGGCCATCGCGTTCCGTGCCGTGGCGCCGAAGCTGCCCATGCTCACCGGCGCCGAGCGCGCGCTGCTCTCCGAGTGGCTGGACCGCGCCGACGCCGATCCAGCCACCGCGACCGGCTGA
- a CDS encoding Lrp/AsnC family transcriptional regulator: MTGNLDPTDWAILGELQADGRISLTELARRVNLSASATTERVRRLESAGVVTGYHATVDLGMAGYPVLAVVRLKYPGSRHQPLHRLLAERSEILECLRTTGDDCYLLKVAATSMGHLEQLMNELAQFGSTTTNVVYSQTLPYRGPRPPEMELR, translated from the coding sequence ATGACCGGGAATCTCGATCCGACCGACTGGGCGATTCTCGGTGAGCTCCAGGCCGACGGCCGGATCTCCCTCACGGAGCTCGCCCGCCGGGTGAACCTCAGCGCGTCCGCCACCACCGAGCGGGTCCGCCGGCTCGAGTCGGCCGGTGTGGTCACCGGCTACCACGCGACCGTCGACCTCGGCATGGCCGGCTATCCGGTGCTCGCCGTCGTCCGCCTGAAATACCCCGGCAGCCGGCACCAGCCGCTGCACAGGCTGCTCGCCGAACGGTCCGAGATCCTGGAGTGCCTGCGGACCACCGGGGACGACTGCTACCTGCTCAAGGTCGCCGCCACCTCGATGGGCCACCTCGAACAGCTGATGAACGAGTTGGCCCAGTTCGGCTCGACCACCACCAACGTGGTCTACAGCCAGACCCTGCCCTACCGAGGACCCCGGCCCCCCGAGATGGAGCTCAGATGA